The following proteins are co-located in the Microbacterium sp. SORGH_AS_0888 genome:
- a CDS encoding sulfurtransferase, producing MAHLIDPDTLAAAVAAGARVRLLDVRWRLDVPEGRPAYLDGHLPGAVYVDLERELSTPGHPEEGRHPLPSAATLARSIRRWGVDEGDLVVAYDDNDGVAAARLWWLLRRRGLEVRVLDGGLGAWIAAGGLLESGDVLPVPGSAVLRDADPGVASIDDAAQAAVAGRLVDVRGPQHYRGTTAGSDPAAGHIPGAVNVPTLSHVDRSGRLRPPEQIRRTFSSAVQDVSTGLVLYCSSGIASAHSALALAHSGIEARVFPGSWSRWSRARDRPVASGPRPWGDVGAR from the coding sequence GTGGCGCACCTCATCGATCCGGACACGCTCGCCGCGGCGGTGGCCGCGGGGGCGCGTGTCCGGCTGCTCGACGTGCGCTGGCGCCTCGATGTGCCGGAGGGGCGTCCCGCCTACCTCGACGGGCACCTTCCCGGAGCCGTCTACGTCGACCTCGAACGCGAGCTGTCCACGCCCGGTCATCCGGAGGAGGGGCGGCATCCGCTGCCGTCCGCGGCGACCCTGGCGCGCAGCATCCGCCGTTGGGGGGTGGATGAGGGCGACCTCGTCGTGGCGTACGACGACAACGACGGCGTCGCCGCCGCGCGGCTGTGGTGGCTGCTGCGACGGCGAGGGCTCGAGGTGCGCGTGCTCGACGGGGGCCTCGGGGCATGGATCGCCGCGGGCGGGCTGCTCGAGTCCGGCGATGTGCTGCCCGTGCCGGGATCGGCGGTGCTCCGGGATGCGGATCCGGGCGTCGCGAGCATCGACGACGCCGCACAGGCCGCCGTCGCCGGCCGGCTCGTCGATGTGCGCGGGCCGCAGCACTATCGGGGCACGACGGCCGGCAGCGATCCCGCGGCCGGTCACATCCCCGGTGCCGTCAACGTGCCGACGCTGTCCCACGTCGATCGCTCGGGCCGGCTACGGCCACCCGAGCAGATCCGCCGGACCTTCTCCTCGGCGGTACAGGATGTGTCCACGGGCCTCGTCCTGTACTGCAGCTCCGGCATCGCCTCCGCCCACTCCGCCCTCGCCCTGGCGCACAGCGGGATCGAGGCGCGGGTCTTCCCCGGCTCGTGGAGCAGGTGGTCGCGGGCGCGCGACCGGCCCGTCGCCTCGGGGCCGCGCCCGTGGGGGGATGTCGGCGCTCGCTGA
- a CDS encoding MarR family winged helix-turn-helix transcriptional regulator — MSALEQMLCFSLYSASRATTQAYRRLLADWDLTYPQYLVLVALWDRGPLTVGELGDDLALDSGTLSPLLRRMEAAGLVSRAREQADARVVRVSLTERGEALRGELSGIPAALGECLGLSVEGAHELLAVLRRVTGAMQDANDRDAASLAASA, encoded by the coding sequence ATGAGCGCCCTCGAGCAGATGCTGTGCTTCTCGCTGTACTCGGCCAGCCGCGCCACCACGCAGGCCTACCGCCGCCTGCTCGCCGACTGGGACCTCACCTATCCGCAGTACCTCGTCCTGGTCGCGCTGTGGGATCGCGGGCCGCTCACGGTGGGCGAGCTCGGCGACGACCTCGCGCTCGACTCGGGCACCCTCTCCCCGCTGCTGCGCCGCATGGAGGCGGCCGGCCTCGTCTCCCGCGCACGCGAGCAGGCCGACGCACGCGTGGTCCGGGTCTCGCTCACCGAACGGGGAGAGGCGCTGCGCGGCGAGCTCTCCGGCATCCCCGCGGCGCTCGGGGAATGCCTCGGCCTCTCCGTCGAGGGCGCGCACGAGCTGCTCGCCGTCCTGCGACGCGTCACCGGCGCGATGCAGGACGCGAACGACCGGGATGCGGCGAGCCTCGCCGCATCCGCCTGA
- a CDS encoding organic hydroperoxide resistance protein has translation MDILYTAEALATGDGRNGHVATRDGQLDTDVRVPKEMGGAGGALNPELLFAAGYAACFHSALLAVARQQKTPVHDTSVGARVGIGSNGEGGFGLAVELEVVIPDLPHEQAQALADAAHQVCPYSNATRGNIDVTVTVTDD, from the coding sequence ATGGACATCCTCTACACCGCGGAAGCACTCGCGACCGGCGACGGCCGCAACGGACACGTCGCCACGCGCGACGGACAGCTCGACACGGACGTGCGCGTCCCCAAGGAGATGGGCGGCGCCGGCGGCGCGCTCAACCCGGAGCTGCTCTTCGCGGCGGGCTACGCCGCATGCTTCCACAGCGCGCTGCTCGCCGTCGCGCGCCAGCAGAAGACGCCGGTGCACGACACGAGCGTGGGCGCGCGCGTGGGCATCGGCTCGAACGGCGAGGGCGGGTTCGGGCTGGCCGTCGAGCTCGAGGTCGTCATCCCCGACCTCCCGCACGAGCAGGCGCAGGCCCTCGCCGACGCGGCGCACCAGGTGTGCCCCTACTCGAACGCGACCCGCGGCAACATCGACGTGACGGTGACCGTCACCGACGACTGA